ATCGGTCGCTACCTTCGGCCCCATGACGTATCTGTTGCGGGGTGGAGGGTCATCGACCGGTCCGCCAGCCAAGGCCACGGTTGCCGTCCATGGAAAGAGGAGTCGCGTTCGCCGGTGTCCGGCAGGCTCGCGAAATCGCCGATGACGAACTCCCGGAATTCTGCTGCCATTCCCCATTCTGACACGCTCGATCGGGCCGAGGCCGCGTCGATGTACCGGCGCATCAGGCAGGCCAGCGAGACCCTGGCCGCGCCGCTCGAGATCGAGGACTATGTGATTCAGGCCACGCTGGAGGCGAGTCCGCCCAAGTGGCACCTCGCGCACGTCTCCTGGTTCTTCGAGACCTTTCTGCTGAGTCCCTTCCTCAAGGGCTATCAGGTCTTTCATCCCGATTTCCGCTACATCTTCAATTCCTACTACGACCAGATCAGCGGGGGGTATTTCCCGCGCCCGCAGCGCGGCCTGCTGTCGCGGCCCACCGTCGCGGAGGTGTACCGCTACCGGCAATACGTCGACGGGCACATGGAGAAGTTGATTCGCACCGTGTCCGACAAGGACTGGCCACAGGTCAACGACAGGCTTCGTATCGGTGTCAATCACGAACAGCAGCACCAGGAACTGCTGCTGACCGATATCAAGTTCAACCTCGCCTTCAACCCCCTGCGTCCCGCCTACCGGTCGGACCTGCCCGCGAGCGAGCCACGCAACGTGCCCGATACGCAATGGATGCCCTTCGACGGCGGGCAGGCGACGATCGGGTTCTCCGGTGACGGATTCGCCTTCGACAACGAGGTCCCCGGCCACAAGGTGACCCTGGGGGACTACCGGCTGTCCAGCCGGCCCGTGACGAATGCGGGGTATCAGGAGTTCATCGAGGACGGTGGCTACGGGAATCCCGCCTTGTGGCTCGCGGACGGTTGGAGGATCGTGCGCACCGAAGACTGGACGGCGCCGCTGTACTGGGAGCGGCGCGACGGGGTCTGGGTCACCATGACCCTCGGCGGCCCCAGGCCGGTCGCCGCGACCGAACCGGTTGTCCATGTGAGTTACTACGAGGCGGACGCCTACGCGACCTGGGCGGGTAGGCGGTTGCCGACCGAGGCGGAGTGGGAGAATGCGGCCGGGACGGTTCCGGTGAAGGGCAATTTCGTCGAGAGCGGTTATCTGCATCCGCTGCCCGCCGCCGGCGAGGGAGAACTGCTGCAGATGTATGGCGACGTTTGGGAGTGGACGCAGTCGGCCTATCTGCCGTATCCAGGATACGCTCCGCCAGACGGTGCGCTGGGCGAATACAACGGCAAGTTCATGTGCGGACAGATGGTCATGCGTGGAGGGTCCTGCGCCACACCGACCGATCACATCCGACCCAGCTACCGGAACTTTTTCTATCCCCGGGACCGATGGCAATTCAAGGGGTTTCGCCTGGCGGAAGACGCATAGAAGCCCGCCGCAAAGAACAGCAAAAAAAGACCGCAAGCGAAGTCATGGCAAAACAGATCGATTTCTACGATTTTCATCCCACACTTGCCGACTTCAAGACCGAGGTCCTGGGGGGCCTTTCCCGGTCACCCCGCCACATCCCGCCGAAGTTCTTCTACGATCGGGAAGGGTCGCGCCTGTTCGATGCGATCACCGAACTGCCGGAGTACTACCCGACGGTGACGGAAATCCGAATCCTGCGCCAGCACGGTAAGGAGATCGCGGCGCACGTGGGTCGGGACGCCCTGCTGCTGGAACTTGGCAGCGGCAGCAGCCGGAAGATACGCACCCTGCTCGATGCGCTCGCCCCGGCCGTCTACATGCCGATCGACATCTCCCGCGAACACCTGATGGCGTCGGCACAGGACCTCTCGGCAAGCTATCCCGCACTGGAGGTGCACGCGGCATGCGCGGACTATTCCAGCCATTTTGCACTGCCGTACTCTCCTCCGGACGACCTCCGACGCGCGGCGTTCTTTCCGGGTTCGAGCATCGGGAACTTCGATCCCGCGGACGCGGCCGCGTTCCTGCGGCGGATCGCCGCGATGGTGGGCGAGGGGGGACGGTTGCTGATCGGGGTCGACCTGAAGAAGGACAGGGACCGCCTGGAGGCCGCCTACAATGACAGCCGGGGCGTGACGGCCGCATTCAACCTCAATCTGCTGCGCCGCATCAACCGGGAACTTTCCGGCGACTTCGACACCGAGGCATTCTCTCACAGGGCGTTCTATGATGCGGAACAGGGGCGGATCGAAATGCATCTGGTCAGCCGCATCGCGCAGATCGTGACCGTCGCGGGTCGGGCTTTCCGGTTCGCGGCGGGGCAGACTGTACATACTGAAAATTCGTACAAGTTCACCGTTGACGAGTTTCAGCGGCTGGCCTCGGAATCCGGGTTCGAGCCCGAGTGTGTCTGGACGGATGACGATGGCCTGTTCAGCGTACACTGCCTGAGGAGTTACGGCACCACCGATTGAGCGGGGCTCTTCTCGCCGCGGGGTCGTCGTACCAAGAGGAAAGTGAGCGACACCGAGTTCGACTGGCAGGCGTATTTCTTCGATCCGTCACAG
This portion of the Gammaproteobacteria bacterium genome encodes:
- the egtD gene encoding L-histidine N(alpha)-methyltransferase; this encodes MAKQIDFYDFHPTLADFKTEVLGGLSRSPRHIPPKFFYDREGSRLFDAITELPEYYPTVTEIRILRQHGKEIAAHVGRDALLLELGSGSSRKIRTLLDALAPAVYMPIDISREHLMASAQDLSASYPALEVHAACADYSSHFALPYSPPDDLRRAAFFPGSSIGNFDPADAAAFLRRIAAMVGEGGRLLIGVDLKKDRDRLEAAYNDSRGVTAAFNLNLLRRINRELSGDFDTEAFSHRAFYDAEQGRIEMHLVSRIAQIVTVAGRAFRFAAGQTVHTENSYKFTVDEFQRLASESGFEPECVWTDDDGLFSVHCLRSYGTTD
- the egtB gene encoding ergothioneine biosynthesis protein EgtB, whose product is MYRRIRQASETLAAPLEIEDYVIQATLEASPPKWHLAHVSWFFETFLLSPFLKGYQVFHPDFRYIFNSYYDQISGGYFPRPQRGLLSRPTVAEVYRYRQYVDGHMEKLIRTVSDKDWPQVNDRLRIGVNHEQQHQELLLTDIKFNLAFNPLRPAYRSDLPASEPRNVPDTQWMPFDGGQATIGFSGDGFAFDNEVPGHKVTLGDYRLSSRPVTNAGYQEFIEDGGYGNPALWLADGWRIVRTEDWTAPLYWERRDGVWVTMTLGGPRPVAATEPVVHVSYYEADAYATWAGRRLPTEAEWENAAGTVPVKGNFVESGYLHPLPAAGEGELLQMYGDVWEWTQSAYLPYPGYAPPDGALGEYNGKFMCGQMVMRGGSCATPTDHIRPSYRNFFYPRDRWQFKGFRLAEDA